Proteins encoded by one window of Erwinia pyrifoliae DSM 12163:
- the aaeX gene encoding p-hydroxybenzoic acid efflux pump operon protein AaeX — MSVLPVVVVFGMSFPPIFIEIIVSLMLFWLIRRVITPTGLYDLVWHPALFNTALYCCLFYVVSRMFV; from the coding sequence ATGAGTGTACTTCCGGTTGTTGTCGTCTTTGGAATGTCATTCCCCCCCATTTTTATTGAAATTATTGTGTCACTGATGCTGTTCTGGCTGATACGGCGTGTGATTACGCCAACCGGACTTTATGACCTGGTGTGGCATCCTGCCCTGTTTAATACCGCGCTCTACTGCTGTCTGTTCTACGTTGTATCCCGAATGTTCGTCTGA
- the aaeB gene encoding p-hydroxybenzoic acid efflux pump subunit AaeB, with translation MQWYRLRFPVKLTFAILLALFVGFEFNLETPRWAVMTAAIVAGGTAFAAGGDPFSGALRHRGMLRIIGTFIGCIAALVIMIATIRAPVVMLLLCCIWAGVCVWVSSLIKVENSYALGLAGYTALIIVVSLNANGSLLLAPQFAVERCSEIIIGIVCAILADMLFSPRSIKQDIDREIDALLVEQYRLMQLCVEHADKEEVDKCWAGLVRRTTALNGMRTHLMMEAGRWHKIDPRLQVLNTLSLTLITQACETFLIQNNHPEYVPPQFQLLFRKPTANVADIHQRMKTMRRVITASGTKNTPTTIGSWVGAASRYLLLLKGIHTNSSIGHREEEMLNVDPVVKMRSAETRHALVNGIRTFVATAVGSLFWLWTGWTSGSGAMVILAVITSLAMRMPNPLMVAKDFLYGMIVAIPLGSLYYMVVMPNTQQSMLLLCIALGLIAFISGLLIQRRQIGALGALVGTINILTLDNPMQFEVSPFLDNALGQAIGCFVALLVILLIRDTSKARVGRILLNRFMYAAVSAMTTNTVRRKENHLPALYQQLFMLMNSFPGDINKYRLALTLIIAHQRLRAADVPINPDLSAFHQQLRHTADRVISAGSDANRRDYFERLLAEFDVYQQKLQRYQAAQSVTEPVARLAMVLKKYQQTLIEV, from the coding sequence ATGCAGTGGTATCGTCTGCGCTTTCCAGTCAAACTGACCTTCGCTATTCTGCTGGCGCTGTTTGTCGGCTTTGAATTCAATCTTGAAACCCCACGCTGGGCGGTGATGACCGCCGCGATTGTGGCGGGCGGTACTGCGTTTGCTGCCGGGGGCGATCCGTTCTCAGGCGCTCTGCGCCACCGTGGGATGCTGCGCATCATCGGCACCTTTATCGGCTGTATTGCCGCGCTGGTGATTATGATTGCCACCATCCGGGCGCCCGTGGTGATGCTGCTGTTGTGTTGCATCTGGGCCGGGGTCTGCGTGTGGGTGTCTTCGCTGATCAAAGTTGAAAACTCTTATGCTCTCGGACTGGCTGGCTATACCGCGTTGATTATTGTGGTCAGCCTGAATGCTAATGGATCATTGCTGCTGGCACCGCAGTTTGCCGTGGAGCGCTGTAGTGAAATCATTATCGGGATTGTCTGTGCGATCCTCGCCGATATGCTGTTTTCACCGCGTTCAATCAAACAGGATATTGACCGCGAAATTGATGCACTGCTGGTGGAGCAGTACCGCCTGATGCAGCTGTGCGTAGAACATGCTGATAAAGAAGAGGTCGATAAATGCTGGGCCGGGCTGGTACGCCGCACCACCGCTCTTAACGGAATGCGTACTCATCTGATGATGGAGGCCGGGCGCTGGCACAAAATTGATCCGCGCCTGCAGGTGCTGAATACCCTGTCGCTGACGCTCATTACTCAGGCTTGTGAAACCTTCCTGATCCAGAATAACCACCCTGAGTACGTTCCGCCCCAGTTCCAGCTGTTGTTCAGAAAGCCGACGGCAAACGTTGCCGATATCCATCAACGCATGAAAACTATGCGTCGGGTCATCACCGCCAGCGGCACTAAAAATACCCCGACGACGATCGGCAGTTGGGTTGGGGCAGCCAGTCGTTATCTGCTGCTGCTGAAAGGGATCCACACTAACAGCAGTATCGGCCATCGCGAAGAAGAGATGCTGAATGTTGACCCGGTAGTGAAGATGCGTTCGGCGGAAACCCGGCATGCGTTGGTGAATGGGATACGTACTTTCGTGGCAACCGCCGTGGGTTCACTGTTCTGGTTGTGGACCGGCTGGACATCGGGCAGTGGTGCGATGGTGATACTGGCCGTCATTACCTCGTTGGCCATGCGTATGCCTAACCCGTTGATGGTCGCTAAAGATTTCCTGTACGGCATGATCGTCGCGATCCCGCTGGGGTCGCTTTACTACATGGTGGTGATGCCGAACACCCAGCAGAGTATGCTGCTATTGTGTATCGCGCTGGGGCTGATCGCCTTTATCAGCGGCCTTCTTATCCAGCGGCGTCAAATTGGTGCGTTAGGTGCGCTGGTCGGCACCATCAATATCCTGACGCTGGACAACCCGATGCAGTTTGAAGTCAGCCCGTTTCTGGATAATGCCCTCGGCCAGGCGATCGGCTGTTTTGTCGCGCTGCTGGTTATTCTGCTTATCCGCGATACCTCTAAGGCGCGCGTCGGGCGCATTTTGCTCAATCGCTTTATGTATGCCGCCGTATCAGCGATGACCACCAATACCGTGCGGCGCAAAGAGAACCACCTGCCTGCGCTATACCAACAGTTGTTTATGCTGATGAACAGCTTCCCTGGCGACATCAACAAGTACCGGCTGGCGCTGACGCTAATCATCGCACACCAGCGACTGCGTGCTGCTGACGTGCCAATCAACCCCGACCTCTCAGCGTTTCATCAGCAGCTGCGCCACACTGCCGACCGGGTGATCTCGGCCGGCAGCGATGCGAACAGACGTGACTATTTTGAGCGCCTGCTGGCTGAGTTCGACGTTTACCAGCAAAAACTACAGCGGTATCAGGCTGCGCAAAGCGTGACTGAACCCGTTGCGCGTCTGGCGATGGTATTAAAGAAATATCAGCAAACGCTGATCGAGGTGTGA
- the tldD gene encoding metalloprotease TldD, whose amino-acid sequence MSLNLVSEQLLTANNVSQSDLFSVLGQLSERRLDYADLYFQSSFHESWVLEDRIIKDGSYNIDQGVGVRAISGEKTGFAYADQITLNALHQSATAARSIVREQGNGQSRTLAAVVNRALYPALDPLQSLTREEKIALLHRVDSAARAADKRVQEVSASLTGVYEQVLVAATDGTLAADVRPLVRLSVSVQVEDNGKRERGSSGGGGRFGYEFFLADEAGEVRAEAWAREAVRMALVNLEAVAAPAGSIPVVLGAGWPGVLLHEAVGHGLEGDFNRRGTSVFSGQMGQLVASELCTVVDDGTIDGLRGSLAIDDEGVPGQYNVLIGNGILKGYMQDKLNARLMGVAPTGNGRRESYAHLPMPRMTNTYMLAGQSTPQEIIESVEYGLYAPNFGGGQVDITSGKFVFSTSEAYLIENGKVTKPVKGATLIGSGIEAMQQISMVGNDLALDKGVGVCGKEGQSLPVGVGQPTLKLDKLTVGGTA is encoded by the coding sequence ATGAGTCTGAATCTGGTAAGTGAGCAGTTACTAACTGCGAACAACGTGAGTCAAAGCGACCTCTTTTCCGTTCTCGGCCAGCTATCTGAACGCAGGCTGGACTACGCCGATCTCTATTTCCAGTCCAGCTTCCATGAATCATGGGTGCTGGAAGACAGGATTATTAAAGACGGCTCTTACAATATTGACCAGGGCGTGGGCGTGCGTGCCATTAGCGGTGAAAAAACCGGCTTCGCCTATGCCGATCAGATCACGCTAAATGCGCTGCATCAGAGCGCAACGGCAGCACGCAGCATTGTGCGCGAGCAGGGCAACGGTCAGTCCCGTACCCTGGCAGCCGTGGTTAATCGTGCACTCTATCCGGCGCTGGACCCGTTACAGAGCCTGACGCGTGAAGAGAAAATTGCGCTGTTGCACCGCGTTGACAGCGCCGCACGCGCCGCAGATAAACGCGTGCAGGAGGTTTCTGCCAGCCTGACCGGCGTCTATGAGCAGGTGCTGGTTGCAGCCACCGATGGCACGCTGGCTGCCGACGTGCGCCCGCTGGTGCGCCTGTCGGTCAGCGTGCAGGTGGAAGACAACGGCAAGCGCGAACGCGGCTCCAGCGGCGGCGGCGGGCGTTTTGGCTATGAGTTCTTCCTCGCCGATGAAGCCGGTGAAGTGCGAGCGGAAGCCTGGGCGCGTGAAGCGGTGCGCATGGCGCTGGTCAATCTGGAGGCGGTGGCGGCTCCGGCGGGCAGCATCCCGGTGGTGCTGGGTGCAGGCTGGCCGGGGGTGCTGCTGCACGAAGCGGTCGGGCACGGTCTGGAAGGCGACTTCAACCGTCGCGGCACTTCAGTGTTCAGCGGGCAGATGGGCCAGCTGGTGGCTTCTGAACTCTGTACCGTGGTGGATGACGGCACCATTGATGGTCTGCGCGGTTCGCTTGCTATCGACGATGAAGGTGTTCCTGGTCAATATAACGTGCTGATTGGAAACGGTATTTTGAAAGGATACATGCAGGATAAACTCAATGCGCGCCTGATGGGCGTTGCGCCGACCGGCAACGGTCGCCGCGAGTCATATGCACACCTGCCGATGCCGCGCATGACCAACACCTACATGCTGGCGGGCCAGTCCACGCCTCAGGAGATCATCGAAAGCGTAGAATACGGCCTGTATGCGCCAAACTTTGGCGGCGGCCAGGTGGATATTACTTCCGGTAAATTTGTCTTCTCTACTTCAGAAGCCTATCTGATCGAAAACGGTAAAGTGACCAAACCGGTAAAAGGCGCTACGCTTATCGGTTCCGGTATTGAGGCGATGCAGCAGATTTCGATGGTCGGTAATGACCTTGCGCTGGACAAAGGCGTTGGCGTCTGCGGCAAAGAGGGGCAGAGCCTGCCCGTCGGCGTTGGGCAGCCTACTCTGAAGCTGGACAAGCTGACCGTGGGCGGTACGGCTTAA
- a CDS encoding DUF943 family protein: MLIPRCRSGVWPISCCSYRPSSRCRSAAASLDFRHLQISITFFFRSTERQPPIIDYFTKNNKKNPFTDSGKIEWWLKNRDMLKEKYDTPEPESDGSFTVVFWLFGEGYKEEGKSDRQCFEDRKTQKKCIDKNSLILVKNSKNSGMYFILDSGTYRINDAGEIRKNKSD, from the coding sequence ATGCTCATCCCGCGCTGCCGTTCCGGCGTGTGGCCGATAAGCTGCTGCTCTTACCGGCCAAGCTCCCGCTGCCGTTCAGCGGCGGCCTCTTTGGACTTCAGGCACCTTCAAATTTCCATAACATTTTTTTTTCGATCCACTGAGCGTCAACCCCCAATCATTGACTATTTTACAAAAAACAATAAAAAAAATCCATTTACGGACAGCGGAAAAATAGAGTGGTGGCTTAAAAACAGGGATATGCTGAAAGAAAAATATGATACCCCTGAGCCAGAGTCGGATGGTTCTTTTACTGTCGTCTTCTGGCTGTTTGGTGAAGGCTATAAAGAGGAAGGGAAATCTGACAGGCAATGCTTCGAAGATAGGAAAACACAAAAAAAATGCATCGATAAAAATTCACTTATTCTGGTGAAGAATAGCAAAAACTCCGGGATGTATTTCATCCTGGATAGTGGAACATATCGTATCAATGACGCTGGGGAAATAAGAAAGAACAAATCCGATTGA
- the aaeA gene encoding p-hydroxybenzoic acid efflux pump subunit AaeA yields the protein MKTLIRKISRTAITLLLAIVAMVLIFRVWVFYTESPWTRDARFTADVVAIAPDVSGLISEVRVRDNQLVQKDQVLFTIDQPRYQKALDEAQADVAYYQAVMSEKRREAGRRNQLGVSAMSREAIEQANNDYQTTEHQLARAVASRDLAKLDLERTVIKAPSAGWVTNLNVYTGEFITRGSTSVALVKQNSFYVLAYLEETKLEGIRPGYRVEITPLGSNQVLRGWVDSIAAGVTNSSSTVDSKGMATIDSNLEWVRLAQRVPVRIHLDRQPGNLYPAGTTATVVVTGAQDRQDKDMPPLMKLMHRLREFG from the coding sequence GTGAAAACGCTAATAAGAAAAATTTCCCGTACCGCCATTACGCTGCTGCTGGCGATCGTCGCGATGGTGCTGATTTTCCGCGTCTGGGTGTTTTACACCGAATCACCCTGGACGCGTGATGCCAGGTTTACCGCCGATGTCGTAGCGATCGCGCCCGATGTCAGTGGCCTGATCTCCGAAGTGCGCGTGCGCGATAACCAGCTGGTGCAGAAAGATCAGGTGCTGTTTACTATCGACCAGCCGCGCTATCAGAAAGCGCTCGATGAAGCACAGGCCGATGTGGCCTATTACCAGGCGGTGATGAGTGAGAAACGTCGAGAGGCCGGGCGCCGCAACCAGCTGGGGGTTTCTGCCATGTCGCGCGAGGCCATAGAGCAGGCGAACAACGATTACCAGACTACGGAACACCAGCTGGCCAGGGCGGTTGCTTCACGCGACCTGGCCAAACTGGACCTGGAGCGTACCGTGATCAAAGCGCCATCAGCAGGCTGGGTAACCAACCTGAATGTCTATACCGGCGAATTTATTACCCGTGGATCGACCTCGGTGGCGCTGGTAAAACAGAACTCATTCTATGTGCTGGCCTATCTGGAAGAGACCAAGCTGGAAGGTATTCGTCCCGGCTATCGTGTTGAAATTACCCCACTGGGCAGCAATCAGGTGCTGCGCGGCTGGGTTGACAGTATTGCCGCAGGCGTGACCAACAGTAGCAGCACCGTTGACAGTAAAGGCATGGCGACCATTGATTCAAATCTGGAGTGGGTACGCCTGGCGCAGCGTGTTCCGGTTCGCATTCATCTTGACAGGCAGCCGGGTAATCTCTATCCCGCCGGAACCACGGCGACCGTCGTCGTGACCGGCGCTCAGGATCGCCAGGATAAAGACATGCCACCGTTGATGAAGCTGATGCATCGTCTGCGCGAGTTTGGTTAA